In Thalassoglobus sp. JC818, a single window of DNA contains:
- the ilvD gene encoding dihydroxy-acid dehydratase has translation MPELNKYSARITQPRSQGASQAMLYATGMTEEDMNKAQVGIASCWYEGNSCNMHLLDLAAQVKEGVDAADLLGMRFNTIGVSDGISMGTEGMSFSLQSRDLIADSIETVMGAQWYDALIALPGCDKNMPGVVMAMARQNRPSIMVYGGTIKPGCGLNNEKLDIVSAFQSYGEYLAGRITDEERKEIVKRSCPGAGACGGMYTANTMASAIETMGMTLPYSSSIPAEDPAKLQECLDAGKAIRNLLEKDIKPRDIITRQSLENAIVLIMATGGSTNAVLHLIAIARSADVELTIDDFQAVSDRIPYLADLKPSGKYVMEDLHRVGGTPAVLKYLLGKGLIDGDCLTVTGKTLAENLESVPALDEGQEIVHDVEHPIKKSGHLRILRGNVSPEGSVAKITGKEGLIFTGTALCYDSEEDMLKGLEDGEIKGGEVIVIRYEGPKGGPGMPEMLTPTSAIMGAGLGDKVALMTDGRFSGGSHGFIIGHVTPEAQDGGPIALLQNGDSITIDAESNEINVDISAEELEQRRAKWSAPPFKAQRGTLYKYIKNVKSASEGCVTDE, from the coding sequence ATGCCAGAACTGAACAAATACTCAGCACGAATCACCCAACCTCGTTCCCAAGGCGCCTCTCAGGCCATGCTTTATGCAACAGGCATGACTGAGGAGGACATGAACAAAGCTCAAGTCGGAATTGCTTCCTGCTGGTACGAAGGCAATTCGTGCAACATGCACCTGCTCGACTTGGCGGCTCAGGTCAAAGAAGGCGTCGATGCAGCCGATTTACTGGGTATGAGATTTAACACAATTGGCGTCAGCGACGGAATCTCAATGGGAACCGAGGGAATGAGTTTTTCCCTGCAGTCCCGGGATTTGATTGCTGACTCCATCGAAACGGTCATGGGAGCACAGTGGTATGATGCTCTGATCGCTCTGCCCGGTTGCGATAAGAACATGCCCGGCGTGGTGATGGCCATGGCGCGTCAGAATCGACCGTCGATCATGGTTTACGGTGGAACGATCAAGCCGGGCTGCGGTTTGAACAATGAGAAACTCGACATTGTTTCCGCATTTCAGTCGTACGGTGAGTACCTGGCTGGTCGCATTACCGACGAAGAGCGTAAGGAAATCGTGAAACGGTCATGTCCGGGAGCCGGAGCCTGCGGCGGAATGTACACCGCAAACACAATGGCATCAGCGATCGAGACAATGGGAATGACGCTTCCGTATTCCTCATCGATTCCAGCCGAAGACCCTGCGAAATTGCAGGAGTGTCTCGACGCAGGGAAAGCGATTCGAAACCTCCTCGAGAAAGACATCAAACCCCGCGACATCATTACTCGTCAGTCGCTGGAAAACGCGATTGTTCTCATCATGGCGACCGGCGGATCGACGAATGCGGTCCTCCATTTGATTGCGATTGCTCGCAGTGCAGACGTTGAATTGACAATCGATGACTTCCAGGCTGTCTCTGATCGGATTCCTTATCTGGCCGATCTCAAACCGTCCGGAAAATATGTCATGGAAGATCTGCACCGCGTGGGTGGAACGCCCGCTGTGCTGAAGTATCTGCTTGGCAAAGGACTGATCGACGGCGATTGTCTCACCGTCACCGGAAAAACACTCGCTGAGAATCTCGAATCAGTTCCGGCTCTCGATGAAGGTCAGGAGATCGTCCACGACGTCGAGCATCCGATCAAGAAATCGGGGCACTTGCGAATCCTGCGCGGCAACGTCAGCCCTGAAGGGTCAGTGGCCAAGATCACCGGGAAAGAAGGTTTGATCTTCACCGGAACCGCTCTCTGCTACGATAGCGAAGAAGACATGCTCAAAGGTCTCGAGGACGGAGAGATCAAAGGGGGCGAGGTGATCGTGATTCGGTATGAGGGTCCTAAAGGCGGCCCCGGTATGCCGGAGATGTTGACTCCAACTTCTGCAATTATGGGTGCCGGGTTGGGAGACAAAGTCGCATTAATGACAGACGGTCGATTCTCCGGCGGATCGCACGGTTTCATCATTGGACATGTGACGCCGGAAGCACAAGACGGTGGCCCGATTGCCCTGCTTCAAAACGGGGACTCAATCACCATCGACGCAGAATCGAATGAAATCAACGTCGATATCTCGGCGGAAGAACTTGAGCAACGTCGAGCAAAATGGTCGGCTCCTCCTTTCAAAGCCCAGCGTGGAACGCTCTACAAGTACATCAAGAATGTGAAGAGCGCTAGCGAAGGCTGCGTGACCGACGAATAG
- a CDS encoding bestrophin family ion channel — protein MSEQSLQKWRFTAKRDIHRLIETAHTLRRIWIFVLILGLYSSFAVLKEYSQFATLLDLPSDIFALFGAILSIILVFRTNRAYDRWWEARTLWGKQVNISRNLAIKVNQFAALEHGERQHLQKSIAGFAYALKDHLRSKAKLREIPGWTDASEDPKHVPAWITQQIYAQMTALLHQNRLSSDELRICDTDSHDFLNVCGGCERIRNTLIAGSYRSYAIKCLLLYLLSLPWGLVEDFGLLTIPVTMIVGYVMIGLETIADDVEEPFGTDLDDLNLESLCDTIDRTTAEILDVSPVGAPAG, from the coding sequence ATGAGCGAACAAAGCCTTCAGAAGTGGCGATTCACGGCGAAGCGAGACATTCATCGCCTCATCGAAACAGCTCATACGCTGCGGCGAATCTGGATCTTCGTTCTCATTCTGGGGCTGTATAGTTCCTTCGCGGTTTTGAAAGAGTATTCACAATTCGCGACTCTGCTCGATCTGCCGTCTGACATTTTCGCTCTCTTCGGAGCGATCTTGTCGATCATTCTCGTGTTCCGAACAAACCGCGCTTACGACCGGTGGTGGGAAGCCCGCACACTCTGGGGCAAGCAGGTCAATATCAGCCGCAATCTGGCCATCAAAGTCAACCAGTTCGCTGCCCTCGAACATGGGGAACGACAACATCTTCAGAAGTCGATCGCTGGCTTTGCTTACGCTTTGAAAGACCATCTCCGATCGAAAGCAAAATTGCGTGAGATTCCCGGATGGACGGACGCATCCGAAGATCCCAAGCATGTTCCTGCATGGATCACTCAACAGATTTACGCTCAGATGACTGCTTTGCTTCATCAAAACCGGCTCTCGTCGGATGAGCTTCGAATCTGCGATACCGACTCACACGACTTTCTGAATGTCTGCGGAGGCTGTGAGCGAATTCGAAACACATTGATCGCGGGTTCGTATCGGTCCTACGCGATCAAGTGCTTACTTCTGTACCTGCTGTCCTTGCCTTGGGGATTGGTTGAAGACTTCGGTCTCCTAACGATTCCAGTCACGATGATTGTTGGCTACGTCATGATCGGATTGGAAACCATCGCTGACGATGTCGAAGAACCATTCGGCACCGATCTTGACGATCTCAATCTCGAATCACTCTGCGACACGATCGATCGCACGACAGCGGAGATTCTGGATGTCTCTCCCGTTGGGGCGCCAGCAGGCTAG
- a CDS encoding MFS transporter, with amino-acid sequence MPRLPEWDVLTVWPLETAKRNIIIAGCLGMAYTQLTLSAAAIDYVRELGGTGLHVGILNAIPVALLGFQFLAAIIANHLNYRRSLWVVCSLFQRAFLIPIVFGPIIWPELGDTTWIWIFLAAITCNQALQHFCAPLWLSWMGDYLPHYDLNTYWGHRQRWLQWSAAGSLCVAALLLSQADLGVRIGYPVLAAGAGILGLIDVLIFLKVDEPPVTKLPQPRLRTVLLAPFRHRGFRSFIGFMCFWHFATMIGAAFISLYLLDHVGMSLHAVLALWTWSWIGGALTASWLGRLSNHFGNKPLLVLCVICKTINMIALLAIPQDPTTAFYILVPVFMVDAALNAGFAIATNGFLLKNSPAENRTMFIASGTAMAGIVGGITATIVGAILSLNQGWSVSLGGHLFTGYHVCFAVSLLLRVAAIPIVSRIHEPTSHDTIQVVTSLIGVTPLRMIRYPAGLYRTMFVKPRTVRPKQTEARPEPTKTSPPN; translated from the coding sequence TTGCCCCGCCTACCCGAATGGGACGTTCTCACTGTGTGGCCCCTCGAAACTGCCAAGAGAAACATCATCATCGCTGGCTGCCTGGGGATGGCCTATACCCAGCTGACCCTGTCAGCGGCAGCGATCGACTATGTCCGAGAACTTGGTGGAACCGGTCTACACGTTGGCATCTTGAATGCGATTCCGGTCGCGCTTCTGGGATTTCAGTTTCTGGCGGCCATCATCGCCAATCACCTCAACTACCGTCGATCGTTGTGGGTGGTTTGTTCGCTCTTTCAACGTGCGTTTCTGATTCCGATCGTCTTCGGACCAATCATTTGGCCGGAACTCGGAGACACGACGTGGATCTGGATTTTCCTCGCTGCGATTACTTGTAACCAGGCGCTGCAACACTTTTGTGCTCCGCTCTGGCTGTCGTGGATGGGAGACTATTTGCCCCACTACGACCTGAATACCTATTGGGGGCATCGTCAAAGATGGTTGCAGTGGTCGGCAGCGGGATCGTTGTGTGTGGCTGCTCTGCTCCTCTCTCAAGCAGACCTCGGAGTCCGTATCGGGTATCCCGTCCTCGCTGCTGGAGCGGGAATTCTGGGACTGATCGACGTTTTGATCTTCCTGAAAGTCGACGAACCTCCGGTAACGAAACTTCCTCAACCACGTCTCCGAACTGTCCTGCTGGCCCCATTTCGCCATCGCGGTTTCCGATCCTTCATCGGATTCATGTGCTTCTGGCACTTTGCGACAATGATCGGGGCAGCTTTCATCAGCCTCTATCTCCTCGATCATGTTGGGATGAGTCTGCATGCGGTGCTGGCACTTTGGACCTGGTCCTGGATCGGCGGAGCACTGACAGCCAGCTGGCTTGGCCGACTGAGCAATCACTTTGGCAACAAGCCACTGCTCGTTCTGTGTGTGATCTGCAAGACGATCAACATGATCGCTCTGCTCGCCATCCCCCAAGACCCAACGACCGCTTTCTACATTCTGGTGCCGGTCTTTATGGTCGATGCAGCCCTGAATGCTGGATTCGCAATCGCGACGAATGGATTCCTGCTTAAGAATTCGCCAGCGGAGAACCGGACGATGTTTATCGCGTCTGGCACTGCGATGGCAGGGATTGTGGGTGGGATCACAGCGACCATCGTCGGAGCGATCCTTTCACTCAATCAAGGCTGGTCCGTGTCGCTCGGAGGGCATCTTTTCACGGGATACCACGTCTGTTTTGCGGTCAGCCTGCTTCTGCGAGTTGCTGCGATTCCGATCGTTTCGCGGATTCATGAACCTACTTCGCACGACACGATTCAGGTCGTGACATCGCTGATCGGAGTAACACCGCTGCGAATGATTCGATATCCGGCAGGTCTTTATCGCACGATGTTCGTGAAACCTCGAACTGTTCGACCGAAGCAAACGGAAGCTCGACCCGAACCGACAAAGACATCCCCTCCGAACTGA
- a CDS encoding arylsulfatase yields the protein MKSRFQQRLLALRTGASMPSKIIQFAILFSLLGGSTFSASVWGLEKAEATSPNIVFILADDMGYGDPGCYNSESKCETPYLNELASQGMKFTDAHTAGSVCVPSRFGLLTGKYPFLAKLDWRRQAVIPEDQLTVPQLLQQNGYQTAMVGKWHLGFEDGPDYDYSKPLLGGPVHRGFDSFFGMHASLDIPPYFYMEDDRATAAPTETVGDNNTEGWSPIQGAFWRGGPIAPDFQHDQVLDRFASEAESTLEKISGNDKPFFLFVTLPSPHTPWVPAEKFRGSGEAGLYSEFVAHVDNVVGRILNELERRGKSDETMVIFTSDNGPVWYDEDEERFQHFSAGPLRGMKGDSWEGGHRVPFIVRWPGKVAPGSECDHLIGFVDLIATVGDLLNVELPATAGPNSVSFLDSMTGEAATSPRETIVLHHSGTVVRKGPWKLINHLGSGGFSPPKKVKHEPGLPEGQLYNLSNDLGETKNLWEENPELVRELLMHLDTVKSP from the coding sequence ATGAAGAGCCGTTTTCAGCAACGACTTCTCGCACTCAGAACCGGAGCATCGATGCCTTCGAAGATCATCCAATTCGCCATTCTGTTTTCTCTCTTGGGTGGAAGCACTTTTTCCGCTTCCGTCTGGGGTCTTGAAAAAGCGGAGGCCACTTCGCCGAACATCGTCTTCATTCTCGCAGACGACATGGGCTATGGCGATCCGGGCTGTTACAACAGCGAATCGAAGTGCGAGACTCCGTATCTCAACGAACTCGCTTCGCAGGGAATGAAATTCACAGACGCACACACGGCGGGCTCGGTGTGTGTTCCGTCACGATTCGGGCTGTTGACTGGCAAGTATCCGTTTCTCGCGAAGCTTGACTGGCGACGACAAGCAGTCATCCCGGAAGACCAACTGACGGTTCCGCAGCTATTGCAGCAGAACGGATATCAGACAGCGATGGTCGGGAAGTGGCATCTTGGTTTTGAAGATGGTCCAGACTACGACTATTCCAAGCCGCTCCTGGGCGGACCAGTACACAGAGGGTTCGATTCGTTCTTCGGGATGCATGCCTCTCTCGATATCCCACCGTACTTCTACATGGAAGACGATCGGGCCACTGCCGCTCCGACGGAGACTGTGGGTGACAACAACACTGAAGGCTGGAGTCCGATTCAGGGAGCTTTCTGGAGGGGCGGACCAATCGCTCCCGACTTTCAGCACGATCAGGTTCTGGACCGGTTTGCATCCGAAGCAGAGAGCACACTGGAGAAAATCAGTGGGAATGACAAACCATTCTTTCTGTTCGTCACACTCCCATCGCCACACACTCCATGGGTTCCAGCTGAGAAATTTCGCGGCAGCGGAGAGGCGGGACTCTACAGCGAATTCGTGGCACATGTTGATAATGTCGTAGGCCGAATTCTCAACGAGCTGGAACGTCGCGGAAAGTCGGATGAGACAATGGTCATTTTCACAAGTGACAACGGACCGGTTTGGTATGACGAAGATGAAGAACGCTTCCAGCATTTCTCCGCAGGACCACTGCGCGGGATGAAAGGCGATTCCTGGGAAGGTGGACACCGGGTGCCGTTCATCGTTCGCTGGCCGGGAAAAGTTGCTCCGGGATCGGAGTGTGACCACTTAATCGGGTTCGTCGATCTCATCGCAACTGTCGGAGATTTGTTGAACGTGGAACTGCCTGCCACAGCTGGTCCGAACAGCGTGAGCTTCCTCGACTCCATGACCGGAGAAGCTGCGACCAGCCCGCGAGAGACAATTGTCCTCCACCACAGCGGAACTGTCGTGCGAAAAGGACCCTGGAAGCTGATCAATCATCTTGGTTCGGGAGGCTTCAGTCCTCCGAAGAAAGTGAAACACGAGCCGGGACTTCCTGAGGGTCAGCTCTACAATCTTTCCAATGATCTCGGAGAAACCAAAAACCTCTGGGAAGAAAATCCAGAATTGGTCAGAGAGTTGCTTATGCACCTCGACACAGTCAAATCCCCCTGA
- the egtB gene encoding ergothioneine biosynthesis protein EgtB, with the protein MNDSTKTIASLLDRLMAVRQFSAKIVDPLETEDFVIQTMPDVSPTKWHLAHTTWFFEQFILKPSMPGYRVFHPQFSFLFNSYYNAVGERHPRMQRGVLSRPTVREVLEYRTYVDQALEDFLQQPPSNEVGDLIEIGINHEQQHQELMLTDIKHVLSCNPLRPAYRVNLNEFKASETAPLIWISFAGGITEIGVEGDGFHFDNESPRHEVLNRDFELASRLTTNGEYLQFVESDGYQNPSLWLSEGWDQVQACHWKAPLYWERIDGEWQEFTLGGMRPLDPHAPVTHVSYFEADAFARWSNCRLATEAEWETVGQIESVAQSNSFVGNFAEDDFLHPIAWHPEAQKSGQTASGIHQFYGDVWEWTASPYVAYPGYQPAPGAIGEYNGKFMSSQWVLKGGSCATSRTHIRPSYRNFFHPDKRWQFTGIRLAR; encoded by the coding sequence ATGAACGACTCAACCAAAACGATTGCAAGTCTCCTCGATCGGCTTATGGCAGTCCGCCAGTTTTCAGCGAAGATCGTCGATCCACTGGAAACCGAAGATTTCGTGATTCAAACGATGCCTGACGTGAGTCCCACGAAATGGCATCTCGCACACACCACTTGGTTCTTCGAGCAGTTTATTCTGAAGCCGTCGATGCCGGGGTATCGCGTCTTCCATCCCCAGTTCTCATTTCTCTTCAACTCTTATTACAACGCGGTCGGGGAACGCCATCCCCGGATGCAGCGCGGTGTTCTGTCTCGACCAACAGTCCGCGAAGTTCTTGAGTATCGAACCTATGTCGATCAGGCTCTCGAGGACTTTCTGCAACAACCTCCGTCAAACGAGGTCGGCGACTTAATCGAAATCGGAATCAATCATGAACAGCAACATCAGGAATTGATGCTGACCGACATCAAGCACGTTCTCAGTTGCAATCCGCTCCGGCCCGCCTACCGGGTGAATCTGAACGAGTTCAAAGCCAGCGAGACTGCCCCCTTGATCTGGATTTCCTTCGCTGGCGGCATCACCGAAATTGGAGTGGAAGGCGACGGATTTCATTTCGACAACGAATCGCCTCGGCACGAAGTGCTGAATCGCGACTTTGAACTCGCGAGTCGATTAACTACCAACGGTGAGTATCTGCAGTTTGTCGAGTCCGACGGATATCAGAACCCGTCGCTGTGGCTTTCCGAAGGTTGGGATCAGGTACAGGCCTGTCACTGGAAAGCACCGCTGTACTGGGAACGCATCGATGGAGAATGGCAAGAGTTCACTTTGGGGGGCATGCGGCCGCTCGATCCGCATGCTCCGGTCACTCATGTCAGCTATTTCGAAGCAGACGCCTTCGCGAGATGGTCCAACTGTCGACTCGCCACTGAAGCGGAGTGGGAGACCGTTGGGCAAATTGAGTCAGTTGCTCAATCGAATTCCTTCGTTGGAAACTTTGCAGAAGATGATTTCCTGCACCCCATTGCCTGGCATCCTGAAGCGCAAAAGTCCGGGCAGACAGCGAGCGGGATTCATCAGTTTTACGGAGACGTCTGGGAATGGACGGCAAGTCCATACGTCGCTTACCCGGGGTATCAGCCAGCTCCCGGTGCGATTGGGGAATACAACGGAAAGTTCATGAGCAGCCAGTGGGTCTTAAAGGGCGGATCATGTGCGACATCCAGAACGCACATTCGCCCCTCGTATCGCAACTTCTTCCATCCGGACAAACGCTGGCAGTTTACGGGAATCCGACTCGCGAGATAG
- a CDS encoding cation:proton antiporter, producing MSGVIIDDLLLILTAGLIAGLICRRIQLSVLVGYLLVGACLGEGGLRWIHDEHHQLEYLAEAGVFLLLFAIGLEFSLDELLKLGTNLLIGGGVQMLLVAVPVIAFLVSIGMGWSSALIIGPAVAFSSTVLVFKALSERGEVSQPHGRRAIGILLFQDMALIPLLLMVPLLTGEGEPPGLFDYVQLALKSLCFVLGIVGLRRLLGEFVIPGLARFRSPDLVVLFTLVSLGGLALVAYLLGLPPAIGAFAAGLVFNGNRWSKQIDALVLPFRETFSAIFFTSLGLFFDPRFLIDEPVVTALMLVGLIALKALAATIALKLTGLSWQKSAGMGIGLAHIGEFAFVLTLLGREAGVVTVSDYRRLVTLAICSLIVTPMLLSLGLRRTKDTATSVDTEREEEVVLGTQRRAIVVGAGPIGKQVTSRLETMGHDVCLVDLSAINLYPFAQLGFRTVAGDATQAEILELALVRETGLIVVCVPSDEMSTQIVQMVRKLNSDCFVLVRCRYQGTVSKLKKVGAERVVSEEVLASLALLDALEKASSQQLTPPTEHPSA from the coding sequence ATGTCCGGCGTAATCATTGATGATCTTTTACTGATCCTGACAGCGGGACTGATTGCCGGACTCATTTGTCGACGAATCCAGCTGTCGGTCCTGGTTGGATATCTCCTTGTCGGTGCCTGCCTCGGCGAAGGGGGACTTCGCTGGATTCACGACGAACACCATCAGCTCGAATACTTGGCGGAAGCGGGCGTGTTCCTGCTGCTCTTTGCGATCGGTCTGGAGTTCTCGCTCGACGAACTTCTTAAGTTGGGCACCAACCTTCTGATCGGGGGTGGAGTGCAAATGCTCCTGGTGGCCGTTCCGGTCATCGCCTTTCTCGTCTCGATTGGAATGGGATGGTCGAGCGCGCTGATTATCGGCCCTGCGGTCGCTTTCAGTTCGACGGTTCTGGTCTTCAAAGCCTTGTCAGAACGGGGAGAAGTGAGTCAGCCGCACGGACGCAGAGCGATTGGAATTCTCCTCTTTCAAGACATGGCTCTGATTCCGTTGCTGTTGATGGTCCCGTTACTGACCGGCGAAGGAGAACCGCCGGGACTCTTTGATTACGTGCAGCTTGCGTTGAAATCTCTCTGCTTTGTGCTTGGAATCGTTGGACTCAGAAGGTTGCTGGGAGAATTCGTGATTCCGGGACTCGCCAGATTTCGGAGTCCGGATCTGGTTGTGCTCTTCACTCTCGTTTCGCTCGGCGGACTCGCTCTCGTCGCATACCTGCTCGGACTTCCCCCGGCGATTGGCGCCTTTGCAGCCGGGTTGGTTTTCAACGGAAACCGATGGTCGAAGCAGATTGATGCACTCGTCCTTCCGTTTCGAGAAACATTCTCCGCGATCTTCTTCACGAGTCTCGGGCTCTTTTTCGATCCTCGATTCCTGATCGACGAACCAGTCGTAACCGCACTCATGCTGGTCGGGCTCATCGCTTTGAAAGCCTTAGCAGCCACGATTGCACTGAAACTCACCGGTCTGAGTTGGCAGAAGTCCGCCGGGATGGGAATCGGCCTGGCTCACATCGGGGAATTTGCATTCGTCCTCACGCTTCTCGGTCGTGAAGCGGGGGTTGTCACCGTGAGCGATTATCGACGACTGGTGACATTGGCGATTTGCTCATTGATTGTCACTCCGATGTTGTTATCGCTGGGACTTCGTCGGACGAAGGACACAGCGACTTCGGTCGACACTGAACGTGAAGAGGAAGTCGTTCTGGGAACACAACGTCGGGCGATCGTGGTTGGTGCCGGTCCGATTGGGAAACAAGTGACCTCTCGACTGGAAACAATGGGACATGATGTCTGCCTCGTCGACCTGAGTGCCATCAACCTCTATCCATTTGCCCAGCTTGGATTTCGAACCGTTGCGGGAGACGCAACTCAGGCGGAAATTCTGGAACTCGCACTCGTTCGCGAAACCGGGTTGATTGTGGTGTGTGTCCCATCGGACGAGATGTCGACTCAAATCGTCCAGATGGTCAGAAAGCTCAATAGCGATTGTTTTGTGCTTGTCCGCTGCCGCTATCAGGGTACAGTTTCCAAGCTTAAGAAAGTGGGTGCTGAGCGAGTCGTCAGCGAAGAAGTGCTCGCCAGCCTCGCGTTGCTTGACGCTCTGGAGAAAGCATCGAGTCAGCAATTGACTCCGCCGACGGAACATCCATCTGCGTGA
- the egtD gene encoding L-histidine N(alpha)-methyltransferase: protein MPGSQLQVAHDVEFLEDVIIGLGQDQKTLPSKYLYDKLGSELFEEICQLDEYYPTRTELSIMETHIEEMSRTIGPDHVLLELGSGASVKTRLLLQSLSHLAAYVPFDISESALEEAVTKLSEEFPHLHIHPVCGDFMQEISIPELNVDYSGSVTYFPGSTIGNLTHDKAVELLQRIRRVDEQSDLLIGVDLEKDRSVLLNAYNDREGVTAAFNLNLLRRINRELNANFDLNQFEHRAVYNETAHRIEMHLVSLTDQTVTVADREFRFQSGEFICTEHSHKYTIDRFRTLAAEADFDVAQSWTDTNDWFAVLLLTPGESTASETPSSG, encoded by the coding sequence ATGCCAGGTTCACAATTGCAAGTCGCTCACGATGTCGAATTTCTCGAAGACGTCATTATCGGCTTGGGGCAAGATCAGAAAACTCTTCCTTCGAAATACTTATACGACAAGTTGGGCTCTGAACTCTTTGAAGAAATCTGCCAGCTCGACGAGTACTATCCGACCCGGACGGAACTCTCGATCATGGAGACTCACATCGAAGAGATGAGTCGCACGATCGGTCCCGATCATGTTCTTCTCGAACTCGGTAGCGGAGCAAGTGTCAAAACTCGTCTGTTGTTGCAGTCGTTGTCACATCTAGCTGCTTACGTCCCGTTCGACATTTCAGAATCTGCGCTCGAAGAAGCGGTCACCAAACTGAGCGAAGAGTTTCCGCACCTGCATATCCATCCCGTTTGCGGGGACTTTATGCAAGAGATCTCTATTCCAGAACTCAATGTCGACTATTCCGGATCGGTGACCTACTTCCCCGGATCAACGATTGGGAACCTGACTCACGATAAAGCTGTCGAATTGCTGCAGCGAATCCGTCGTGTCGACGAACAATCCGACCTGCTAATCGGAGTCGACCTCGAGAAAGACCGCTCCGTTTTGTTGAACGCTTACAACGATCGCGAAGGCGTCACGGCAGCCTTCAACCTCAACTTGCTGCGACGAATCAATCGGGAGTTGAACGCGAACTTCGATTTGAATCAATTCGAACATCGAGCTGTCTACAACGAGACAGCACATCGAATCGAAATGCATCTCGTCAGTCTGACAGATCAGACAGTCACCGTTGCGGATCGGGAGTTCCGATTCCAATCGGGCGAGTTCATCTGCACTGAGCATTCGCACAAGTACACGATCGATCGCTTTAGAACGCTCGCTGCCGAAGCGGACTTTGATGTCGCCCAATCCTGGACCGACACGAATGACTGGTTTGCAGTCCTTCTGTTGACTCCAGGCGAATCAACAGCTTCGGAAACTCCGAGCAGCGGTTAA
- a CDS encoding glutamate-5-semialdehyde dehydrogenase has protein sequence MNDNLEEYVSQVAHQAKAASRALVTTTGGRKNDWLRLSAERIRSQESALLAENERDIAKAPEFGLTSAQIDRLRLTPERLEGIAQALEEVAQLPDPIGEIIDSNPRPNGLLVTKVRVPLGVVFFIYESRPNVTVDAAALCVKSGNAVILRGGKEAFHSNMAFYRLLSETLGECGLPQHAVQLVETTDRAAVGAFLKCHESIDVAIPRGGKSLIERVTQEATMPVIKHFDGVCHVYVDRSADLQVARDILINSKCHRTGVCNAAESFLVHEEIADEFLKLAGPALLEKGVEIRSDDRVRSIIPEALVATEEDYRTEYLDLKISAKVVNSIDEAIEHINEYGSHHTDVIVTTNFNSARRFTSEVDSAAVLVNASTRFNDGGEFGLGAEIGISTDKFHARGPCGLKELTSYKYVAYGDGQIR, from the coding sequence ATGAACGATAACCTTGAAGAATACGTCTCCCAAGTCGCACATCAGGCGAAGGCAGCCTCGCGTGCCCTCGTGACAACAACTGGCGGACGGAAGAACGACTGGCTTCGTCTCTCTGCGGAAAGAATTCGAAGTCAGGAATCTGCTCTCCTCGCAGAAAACGAGCGCGACATCGCCAAAGCTCCAGAATTTGGGCTGACAAGTGCCCAGATTGACCGGTTGCGCCTCACGCCCGAGCGGCTGGAAGGGATCGCACAGGCGCTCGAAGAGGTCGCTCAGCTTCCCGATCCAATCGGCGAAATTATCGACAGCAATCCGCGTCCGAACGGATTGCTGGTCACGAAAGTTCGCGTCCCGCTGGGAGTGGTTTTCTTCATCTATGAATCACGCCCAAACGTCACTGTCGACGCAGCCGCCCTCTGCGTGAAAAGTGGAAATGCGGTGATCTTGCGTGGGGGAAAAGAAGCCTTTCACAGCAACATGGCATTCTACCGGCTCCTCTCCGAAACACTGGGTGAATGCGGTCTTCCCCAACATGCTGTCCAACTTGTCGAAACGACCGATCGGGCTGCCGTGGGAGCGTTTCTCAAGTGTCATGAAAGTATCGACGTCGCCATTCCACGCGGTGGCAAATCGTTGATCGAGCGTGTCACGCAAGAAGCAACGATGCCGGTGATCAAGCACTTCGACGGAGTCTGTCACGTTTACGTCGACCGGTCCGCAGATCTGCAGGTTGCGCGGGATATCCTCATCAACAGCAAATGTCATCGAACCGGAGTCTGTAACGCGGCCGAGTCTTTTCTCGTTCACGAAGAAATCGCCGACGAGTTTCTCAAACTGGCTGGGCCAGCCTTGTTGGAAAAGGGCGTCGAAATTCGAAGCGATGATCGTGTCCGATCCATTATTCCCGAAGCACTCGTGGCGACCGAAGAAGACTACCGGACTGAATATCTTGATCTCAAAATCTCAGCAAAAGTCGTCAACAGCATCGATGAAGCCATCGAGCACATCAACGAATACGGATCACATCATACTGATGTGATTGTGACCACAAATTTCAATTCCGCACGCCGGTTCACCAGTGAAGTCGATTCCGCAGCTGTGCTGGTGAATGCCAGCACCCGGTTCAATGACGGAGGCGAATTCGGGCTTGGGGCAGAAATTGGAATCAGCACAGACAAGTTCCATGCACGCGGACCGTGCGGTCTGAAAGAACTGACAAGCTACAAATACGTCGCTTATGGAGATGGTCAAATTCGCTGA